One segment of Phragmites australis chromosome 13, lpPhrAust1.1, whole genome shotgun sequence DNA contains the following:
- the LOC133888377 gene encoding uncharacterized protein LOC133888377 — protein sequence MRCGRAADATWWAARDLSVWRRWRSGAYAACRSELERASGSLCGEWTGSGGCRAPPGLQRWNLKWRMRYVGINSEHLLMKCSWMESRRVNFALSLSFSEKVSFCLKVLCHCISFVPMHYTESFSAKMPIAVWNS from the exons ATGCGGTGCGGGCGCGCCGCCGACGCGACTTGGTGGGCGGCGCGGGACCTGAGCGTGTGGAGGCGGTGGCGCTCGGGAGCTTACGCGGCGTGCAGGTCGGAGCTCGAGCGCGCAAGCGGGAGCTTATGCGGCGAGTGGACGGGCAGCGGCGGATGTAGAGCTCCTCCAG GCTTGCAAAGATGGAACCTGAAGTGGAGAATGAGATATGTCGGGATCAACTCTGAGCATTTACTGATGAAGTGCAGCTGGATGGAATCTCGTCGGGTCAACTTTGCTTTAAGTTTATCCTTTTCTGAAAAAGTTTCCTTTTGTTTGAAG GTTCTCTGCCATTGTATCTCATTTGTGCCGATGCACTACACCGAAAGCTTTAGTGCCAAAATGCCTATCGCTGTATGGAATTCATGA
- the LOC133888536 gene encoding cation transporter HKT1;1-like isoform X2 translates to MKSFRKNSILLLLVIPQILAGNILFSPLLRLSVWTMGKLSGKEEYAHILRHPEETGYKNLHTQRNSVYMVLTVTGLILLQVIFICSFEWDSKAFEGMNWFQKLVGSLFQSVNTRQAGEALFDISTFSSPILLLFAIIMYLPSNTSFFPINADKQPLADKNPSSSAMWKNFAVTSPACLAVFTFLACITERKSMSADPLNFNVFSIVFEVISAFGNVGYSLGHSCEKLLKPDANCRAASYGFVGWWTDEGKLLIIFLMVLGRLKKFILKEEKLGCAPRAPLQRLDAARLPTP, encoded by the exons ATGAAAAGTTTCAGAAAGAACTCCATTCTTTTGCTTCTAGTGATCCCGCAAATTCTAGCAGGCAACATTTTGTTTTCACCACTCTTACGGCTAAGCGTGTGGACCATGGGGAAGCTCAGTGGAAAAGAAGAGTATGCTCATATCCTTCGGCATCCTGAGGAGACTGGCTACAAGAATTTGCACACGCAGAGGAATTCTGTTTACATGGTTCTTACTGTAACAGGGCTGATTTTATTGCAAGTTATATTTATTTGCTCTTTTGAGTGGGATTCAAAGGCTTTTGAAGGAATGAACTGGTTTCAGAAGTTGGTAGGCTCATTATTCCAGAGTGTCAATACAAGACAAGCCGGTGAAGCTCTTTTTGATATTTCAACCTTCTCTTCACCAATTTTGTTGCTATTCGCAATTATCAT GTACCTTCCTTCCAACACTTCATTTTTTCCAATCAATGCTGATAAACAGCCCTTGGCAGATAAAAATCCGAGTAGCAGTGCAATGTGGAAGAATTTCGCCGTTACCAGTCCGGCATGTTTGGCAGTATTCACATTTCTAGCATGTATAACTGAACGCAAGTCAATGTCTGCCGATCCATTAAATTTCAACGTCTTCAGCATAGTATTCGAAGTGATCAG CGCATTCGGCAATGTAGGGTACTCTCTAGGACACAGTTGCGAGAAGTTGCTGAAACCTGACGCCAATTGCAGAGCTGCTTCGTATGGGTTCGTCGGCTGGTGGACCGACGAAGGTAAGCTGTTAATTATCTTTTTGATGGTCCTCGGGAGGCTCAAGAAGTTCATCCTCAAAGAGGAAAAGCTTGGCTGTGCACCTAGAGCACCACTTCAGAGGCTGGACGCTGCGCGATTACCAACACCATGA
- the LOC133888536 gene encoding cation transporter HKT1;1-like isoform X1: MHPASSVLHTLQHVKSYLATNFSLSNLEVARIFKEKFQNLLGFLSMKLASLSKTVTQFVKHSFWLLFFQSNPFIVQFIYFMAISFAGFLALKNLKPRGKPVPRDLDLMFMCVSTATVSSMSTIPMEDLSDQQLWVLILLMLLGGEVFTSMIGLHFNNAKEPPRRSLHSISRETESNISANNEYQISVECDQSEAVISHNQVQERKSMRHSSRTILAYIVTGYFLATVVCSSVVIISYFWTNSDARKVLQSKEIKICTFSIFTAVSSFANCGFTPLNSNMKSFRKNSILLLLVIPQILAGNILFSPLLRLSVWTMGKLSGKEEYAHILRHPEETGYKNLHTQRNSVYMVLTVTGLILLQVIFICSFEWDSKAFEGMNWFQKLVGSLFQSVNTRQAGEALFDISTFSSPILLLFAIIMYLPSNTSFFPINADKQPLADKNPSSSAMWKNFAVTSPACLAVFTFLACITERKSMSADPLNFNVFSIVFEVISAFGNVGYSLGHSCEKLLKPDANCRAASYGFVGWWTDEGKLLIIFLMVLGRLKKFILKEEKLGCAPRAPLQRLDAARLPTP, from the exons ATGCATCCAGCCAGTTCAGTTCTACATACCTTGCAACATGTCAAATCATATCTAGCCACGAATTTCTCATTATCAAATTTAGAGGTGGCAAGGATCTTTAAGGAGAAATTTCAGAATCTCCTTGGATTTCTGTCCATGAAGCTTGCTTCCCTCTCCAAAACTGTGACACAATTCGTCAAACACTCTTTCTGGCTTCTGTTTTTCCAAAGCAATCCTTTTATAGTTCAGTTCATTTACTTCATGGCAATCTCATTTGCTGGCTTTCTTGCTCTGAAGAATCTCAAGCCGCGGGGTAAGCCAGTTCCAAGGGACTTGGACCTGATGTTCATGTGTGTCTCCACAGCGACCGTCTCAAGCATGTCAACAATTCCGATGGAGGACTTGTCTGACCAGCAGCTCTGGGTTCTCATCCTTCTTATGCTATTGGGAGGGGAAGTGTTCACTTCAATGATAGGGCTTCACTTCAACAACGCAAAGGAGCCACCCAGGAGAAGTTTGCATTCGATCAGCAGGGAGACCGAGTCCAACATTTCTGCAAACAACGAATATCAGATTAGTGTGGAATGTGACCAATCAGAAGCAGTCATATCACATAACCAGGTACAGGAAAGAAAAAGCATGAGGCATAGTTCTCGCACTATCTTGGCCTACATAGTGACAGGTTATTTTTTAGCTACTGTTGTGTGCAGCTCTGTAGTTATTATTAGTTACTTTTGGACTAATTCAGATGCAAGGAAAGTCCTACAAAGTAAAGAGATCAAAATATGCACCTTCTCCATCTTCACAGCAGTGTCCTCATTTGCAAACTGCGGCTTCACTCCGCTAAATAGTAACATGAAAAGTTTCAGAAAGAACTCCATTCTTTTGCTTCTAGTGATCCCGCAAATTCTAGCAGGCAACATTTTGTTTTCACCACTCTTACGGCTAAGCGTGTGGACCATGGGGAAGCTCAGTGGAAAAGAAGAGTATGCTCATATCCTTCGGCATCCTGAGGAGACTGGCTACAAGAATTTGCACACGCAGAGGAATTCTGTTTACATGGTTCTTACTGTAACAGGGCTGATTTTATTGCAAGTTATATTTATTTGCTCTTTTGAGTGGGATTCAAAGGCTTTTGAAGGAATGAACTGGTTTCAGAAGTTGGTAGGCTCATTATTCCAGAGTGTCAATACAAGACAAGCCGGTGAAGCTCTTTTTGATATTTCAACCTTCTCTTCACCAATTTTGTTGCTATTCGCAATTATCAT GTACCTTCCTTCCAACACTTCATTTTTTCCAATCAATGCTGATAAACAGCCCTTGGCAGATAAAAATCCGAGTAGCAGTGCAATGTGGAAGAATTTCGCCGTTACCAGTCCGGCATGTTTGGCAGTATTCACATTTCTAGCATGTATAACTGAACGCAAGTCAATGTCTGCCGATCCATTAAATTTCAACGTCTTCAGCATAGTATTCGAAGTGATCAG CGCATTCGGCAATGTAGGGTACTCTCTAGGACACAGTTGCGAGAAGTTGCTGAAACCTGACGCCAATTGCAGAGCTGCTTCGTATGGGTTCGTCGGCTGGTGGACCGACGAAGGTAAGCTGTTAATTATCTTTTTGATGGTCCTCGGGAGGCTCAAGAAGTTCATCCTCAAAGAGGAAAAGCTTGGCTGTGCACCTAGAGCACCACTTCAGAGGCTGGACGCTGCGCGATTACCAACACCATGA
- the LOC133888536 gene encoding cation transporter HKT1;1-like isoform X3: protein MGKLSGKEEYAHILRHPEETGYKNLHTQRNSVYMVLTVTGLILLQVIFICSFEWDSKAFEGMNWFQKLVGSLFQSVNTRQAGEALFDISTFSSPILLLFAIIMYLPSNTSFFPINADKQPLADKNPSSSAMWKNFAVTSPACLAVFTFLACITERKSMSADPLNFNVFSIVFEVISAFGNVGYSLGHSCEKLLKPDANCRAASYGFVGWWTDEGKLLIIFLMVLGRLKKFILKEEKLGCAPRAPLQRLDAARLPTP, encoded by the exons ATGGGGAAGCTCAGTGGAAAAGAAGAGTATGCTCATATCCTTCGGCATCCTGAGGAGACTGGCTACAAGAATTTGCACACGCAGAGGAATTCTGTTTACATGGTTCTTACTGTAACAGGGCTGATTTTATTGCAAGTTATATTTATTTGCTCTTTTGAGTGGGATTCAAAGGCTTTTGAAGGAATGAACTGGTTTCAGAAGTTGGTAGGCTCATTATTCCAGAGTGTCAATACAAGACAAGCCGGTGAAGCTCTTTTTGATATTTCAACCTTCTCTTCACCAATTTTGTTGCTATTCGCAATTATCAT GTACCTTCCTTCCAACACTTCATTTTTTCCAATCAATGCTGATAAACAGCCCTTGGCAGATAAAAATCCGAGTAGCAGTGCAATGTGGAAGAATTTCGCCGTTACCAGTCCGGCATGTTTGGCAGTATTCACATTTCTAGCATGTATAACTGAACGCAAGTCAATGTCTGCCGATCCATTAAATTTCAACGTCTTCAGCATAGTATTCGAAGTGATCAG CGCATTCGGCAATGTAGGGTACTCTCTAGGACACAGTTGCGAGAAGTTGCTGAAACCTGACGCCAATTGCAGAGCTGCTTCGTATGGGTTCGTCGGCTGGTGGACCGACGAAGGTAAGCTGTTAATTATCTTTTTGATGGTCCTCGGGAGGCTCAAGAAGTTCATCCTCAAAGAGGAAAAGCTTGGCTGTGCACCTAGAGCACCACTTCAGAGGCTGGACGCTGCGCGATTACCAACACCATGA